GCGGTAGTTCTCCAGGGCGTGGCCACCCGGCACCAGCGGCAGGGTACCGCGCAGGAACTCCCCCGGCGCCTGGGTGGAGGCGACGATGGCGACATAGACGGGAAAGAGCACCAGGGCCACGCCGGCGATCAGGATCAGGTGGGCGGCCAGCTGGCCCAGGGGGCGGTGTTCGACCATGAGGGGCTCCTTTGGCGTCAGTAGTTGATGCGTCGTTCGATAAAGCGGAACTGCACCACGGTCAGCGCGACCACGATGGCCATCAGGATCACCGACTGGGCGGCGGAGCTGCCCAGGTTGAGCCCCACGAAGCCGTCGGCGTAGACCTTGTAGACCAAGGTGTTGGTGGTCTGGGCCGGGCCGCCTTGGGTGGTGGCGTGGATCACCCCGAAAGTGTCGAACATGGCATAGACCACGTTGACCACCATCAGGAAGAAGGTGGTAGGAGAGAGCAGCGGGAAGACGATGGCCCAGAAGCGCTTGTGCGGGCCGGCGCCGTCGATGGCTGCCGCCTCGATCAGCGACTGGGGGATCGACTGCAGTCCGGCCAGGAAGAACAGGAAGTTGTAGGCGATCTGCTTCCAGGCGGCGGCGATGATCACCAGCGCCATGGCGTCGACCCCGGAGGTGCGGTGGTTCCAGCGGTAGCCCAGCATCTCGAGCACATAGGGCACGATGCCGATGGAGGGGTTGAAGATGAACCACCACAGCACCCCGGCGATGGCCGGGGCGACGGCGTAGGGCCACACCAGCAAGGTGGTATAGAGGTTGCGCGAGCGCAGCATGCGATTGACGTTGGCCGCCAGCAGCAGGGCGGCGGACATCGATAGCAGGGTAGTGCCCAGGGCGAAGACTGCCGTGACCGACAAGGAGTTGAGGTAGGTGCCGTCGGCGAACAGGCGAGTGAAGTTTACGAAGCCGACAAAAGTGGTGTTGAGGCCAAAGGCGTCCTCGCGCAGCAGCGACATGTAGAGCGCCTGGGCCGAGGGCCAGATAAAGAAGATCAGGGTCACGATCACCTGGGGCGCCAGCAGGGCATAGGGCAGCCAGCGCCCGGGGAAGGTCATGCGTTTGGTCTGCATAGTAGAGCCCGGCAGGAGAGTGGCGTTTCGAAAACGACACCGCCCGCTGTTCGGCAGCGGGCGGCAAGTGAAGGCGCGTCAACGGTTGGCGCTTTCGAAGTCGCGCAGCAAGGCATTGCCGCGGCGCGCGGCGTCGGCGCCGGCCTGCTCACCGCTTTTCTGGCCGCTCATAACCGCCTCCATCTCCTCGGAGATGATGTCGCGGATCT
This DNA window, taken from Halomonas piscis, encodes the following:
- the ugpA gene encoding sn-glycerol-3-phosphate ABC transporter permease UgpA gives rise to the protein MQTKRMTFPGRWLPYALLAPQVIVTLIFFIWPSAQALYMSLLREDAFGLNTTFVGFVNFTRLFADGTYLNSLSVTAVFALGTTLLSMSAALLLAANVNRMLRSRNLYTTLLVWPYAVAPAIAGVLWWFIFNPSIGIVPYVLEMLGYRWNHRTSGVDAMALVIIAAAWKQIAYNFLFFLAGLQSIPQSLIEAAAIDGAGPHKRFWAIVFPLLSPTTFFLMVVNVVYAMFDTFGVIHATTQGGPAQTTNTLVYKVYADGFVGLNLGSSAAQSVILMAIVVALTVVQFRFIERRINY